The DNA region CGCGCCATCTGGGCCATGAAGCTCTCCGACAACCCGGACGTGGACGAGGACGAGCCGGTCGTGCTCTTCGACGGCGTGCACCACGCCGAGGAGGTCCTCGGGCTCGAGGTCATCATGTGGATGATCGACGAGTTGACCACGGCCTACGGCGTCGACGACACGATGACGGCGTGGATCGACGACTGCGAGATCTGGTTCGTCCCCATACTGAACCCGGACGGCCACGTCGTCGTGACCGACGGGATCGACGAGACCTGGCGGAAGAACACGCGCGACAACAACGGGAACGGCGTCTTCGACCTCGACTTCGACGGCGTCGACCCGAACAACAACTACGACTGGAACTGGGACGGGGGAGACCCCGACACGACGGCGTCGTACTACCGCGGCCCGTGGCCGTTCTCCGAGAACGAGACCCAGGCAATGCGCGATCTCTGTGAGGCGACCAAGCCGGTCTTCGCTCTCAACTACCACAGCCCGCTCATCTCGTCGGGCGACTGCATCTACTACCCGTGGTACTGGCCCGGCCACAGCTTCGCTCCGGACCACCACACCATCTACGCCGTCGCGAGCGAGCTGGCCGACCGGACGAAGAAGGCGGACGGCTCGAGCTTCTCGGCCGTCTACGGCTACGCGACGCAGGGGAAGGCCAGGAACTGGCAGTACGGCCATCTCGGGACGATCGGTCTCACGATGGAGATCCTGAGCTACATGTGCATCCCGCCGGCCGGCGACGTCGACGGCATCTGCGACCGCGTGTCGACAGGCTCGTACTCCCTCATCGAACGGCTCGCCGGTCCGGGTTTCACCGGCCACGTGACCGACGCGACGACGGGCGCCCCGCTCGTCGCCGAGGTCGAGGTGCTCGAGGCGACCTCCGAGGTGCTCGACCCGCGCCTGACGGACGCGACCTACGGACGCTACTGGAGGCCCCTCAAGCCCGACGACTACACGCTCCGGTTCGCTGCCGCCGGCTACGAGACGCTGACCATCGGGCCGGTGACGGTCCCCGAGGGCGGCTGGACGACGGTCGATGCGGGCCTCTGGCCCATCGGGACGGGCGTCGGTGAGACCCCGGCAGGTGCGCGGATCCTGAGCGTGCATCCGAACCCGGCGCGCGGGGGAACGACGGTCCGCTTCGAGGCGCCGCGGGCGGAGGCAGTGACCATCGAGATCTACTCGCTCGGAGGCCGTCTCGTCGCCGGGCTCGACGCCGGCGGGACGGGCTCCGTCACGTGGGACGGCCGTGACGATGGCGGGAACCCGGCCTCGTCAGGGGTCTACTTCGCGAGGCTCACGGCGGAACGCTCGAGCGATGTGGAGAAGATCGTGCTCCTGAGATAGCGGCCCGCGCCTCGGCGAGAGCGGGCCGGCGGCACGCATACGGGAGGCAACCATGAAGCGGATCCTGCCCGTCGTCCTCGCGCTCCTGACGGCGACCGCCGCCCCGGCGGCCGACCCGGCCCGCGTCATCGAGGAACACGGCGACGGCCATCTGGCCTTCGAACGCGTCGTCATCGGTCCCTTCGAGGTCTACCACCATCAGCGGACGCTCCACGGCGCCGTCGTCGAGAAGGACCAGATCGTCTACCGGTTCGACCGCGCGAGCGGCGAGTTGCTCTCCCGGAAGGCCGTCTGGCGCGACGACGTCGACGACCGGACGCCCGCTCCGGTCATCACGGCCGGCGAGGCCGGGGCGCTCGCGCCGGGCTCGGTTCTCTTCGCCGACCTCTACATCATCACTCCCGACTCGGACGTCTTCCCGCTCGAACGGACTCCGTCGAATCCCTGCTGGGTCGTCCGCAGCGAGGACGCGGCCGGGTTCCAGCACGTGACCATCGTCGACGCCGTGACCGGAGAGAGGCTCGGTCCGGGTGTCCCGCCGCCCGCCGGCGGGTACTCCCTGACGGGCCCCTGGTACGACAACCCGTGCGACGGGGGCTGGACCGCGTGGTCCGGGAACGCCCACACGTGGTTCGAGACGATGGGCTACCCGACCGACGAGACGCTCTGGCCGACGCAGGCCGAGGTCCAGGCCTACGTGCAGTCCGAGACGACGGCCGTCTTCTATGAGCTGGCGCACGGCGGCTCGTTCTCCTTCGGGAGCGGGTGCACCGGGGGCACGGCCTACGAGACGACCTACGCCTCGGAGATCGAGGCGTGGATCGCCGGCCACGGTCGGATGCCGTTCGCGTTCATCGGCAGCTGCGGGGGCATGTGCAGCATCTCGGACGGGAGCCTGTCGTACGAGTTCCGGAAGGGCTCGAGCTGGGCGACGACGACCGTCGGCTACTGCGGTATGGGCGATGAGATCTGCGGCGACTGCTGGGTCGTCTCGATTGACTGGCAGAACGCGTTCTTCTCGTATGTGAACGCCGGTGACACCGTGGAGGATGCGTACGAGCAGGCGCTGGCCGATTTTCCCTCATGTGCCGGGCCCGTCTGCATGCGCTTCGCGGGCGACACGACCATGGTGCTCGTCCCGGCCGTCGAGAGACGGTCGCCCGAGTGGACCGACGCGACGGAACCGCCCCTCGGGGACCTCGGCCGGGCCGGCGGCATCGCCTGGGCCGACTACGACGGCGACGGCGACCAGGACGTCTACGTAGCCAACGCGGACGGAGTCAACCGGCTCTTCCGGAACGACGGGGGAACGTTCACCGACGTCACGGCCGCGCCGCTCGACGACGCGGGCGTGGGCATGGGCGTCTCGTGGGGCGACTACGACGGCGACGGTGACCACGACCTCTACCTGGTGAACGACGGGGCGAACCGGCTCTTCCGGAACGACGCCGGGACGTTCGCCGACGCAACGGCCGCGCCGCTCGACGACCCGGGTGAGGGGTACGGCGTCTCGTGGGTCGACTACGACCTCGACGGCGACCTCGACCTCTTCGTCGCCAACAACGGAACCAACAGACTCTATGAGAACAACGTGCCGGGGCGCGCCTTCTTCACTGACGCCACCTCGGCGCCGATGGACGACCCCGGCAACAGCCAGTCCGCTGTCTGGGCCGACTACGACCTGGACGGGGACCAGGACTGCTACCTGGTGAACCGCGGGACGGCCAACAGGCTCCTCCGGAACGACGCCGGCGCGTTCGTCGACGTGGCGGCCGGGGCCCTCGCGGACGCCGCGGACGGCATCGGGGCCGCCTGGGGCGACTACGACAACGACGGTGATCCGGATCTCTACCTTGCGAACCTCAACGCCGCGAACCGGCTCCTCCGGAACGACGGCGGCGGGTTCACGGACGTGTCCGTGTTCCCGCTGAGCGACGGCGGCGCGGGAACGGGCGTCGTGTGGCTCGACGCGGAGAACGACGGCGACCTCGATCTCTACCTGGGGAAGTACGGGTCGGCCAACCTGCTCATGAGGAACTCCGGTCCGCCCGACTACGCGTTCTCCGACGGGAGCATCGCGCCTCTGACCAACGAGGGCTTCGTCTGGGGTCTCGCATCGGCCGACTACGACGGCGACGGCGACGTCGATCTCTACCTGGGGAACAACGGTCTCGCGACCGGTTCCAACCGTCTCTTCGAGAACGGGTGGGGAAGCCTGAACCACTGGCTCGTCGTCGACCTGGAGGGCGTCATCTCGAATCGGTCGGCCGTCGGGGCGCGCGTGCGCATCGTGACGGGAGGTGTCGAGCAGTGGCGCGAGGTCGCGGGCTCGACCGGCTATCTCTCGCAGGACTCGCCCGAGCTGGAGTTCGGTCTGGGGGCCGCGGCGACGATCGATACGCTCGAGGTCGTCTGGCCGTCGGGCCTCGTCGAGCGGGCGGTCGGCGTGGCGGCCGACCAGCGCCTCGAGGTCACCGAGGGAGACTGGACCGGAGTTGCCGGCGGGGCGGTCGACGGTCGGCCGGCCCTTCGTGGGAACTACCCGAACCCGTTCAACCCGGTGACGCTCATCCAGTACGAGCTGCCGAGGCCCTCGAACGTCACGCTGACGGTCTTCGACCTCTCGGGACGGGAGGTCAGGACGCTCGAGGCGGGAGCGGCACTACCGGCCGGTCGGCACACCACGGCCTGGGACGGCCGGGACGACGCCGGCCGCGACGTCGCGTCGGGCGTCTACTACTATCGGCTGGCGGTCGGCGGCGAGACGTTCTCGAACAGCATGGTTCTTCTCAAGTAGACCGCGGCTCGAGGCGGGGATTCCAGGAAGCGGGCCCGGGGCGGCGCTCAGTCAGAGCGCCACCTCGGGCTCGTCCGCTCTGAGGGCCAGGAGGAGGACGTCGGTCGGCGGGCGGCCGGCGACGCGCTCGACGGCCGCCGCGTAGGCCTCGGCCTGCCTGCGGTAAGCGTCAGCCAGCGCCGCTGTGCCGCCCTCGGGGACGACGTCGGTCTTGTAATCGACGACCACGAGGCCGTCGTCGTCCTCGAAGACGAGGTCGATCTTCCCCTCGACGAACCTGTTCCCGTCCCTCATGCAGAACGGCGCCTCCCTGAGGACGGTGTGCGCCGCCGCCGCCCTCCGGAGCGTCGGCGTCCCGAGCGCGCGTTCCAGCAGCGCCGCCGCGTCCGCGACCGCCTCGGCGGCCAGTCCCTCGGTTCTGGCGAGGGAGCGCGCAAGCTCCTCGACGTCGTCCGGGCGTTCAAGGTCGATCCGCTCGAGCACTGCATGGACGAGCGTGCCGACATCGGCGCCCGAAGAGGGGAGGTCCTCCATCGGCTCGGCCGTGGGGTCGCGCCCCGTCGCACCGTGCTCCGCGAGCGACGAGGGCGTGAGATAGGAGACCCCCTTGTCGGCGGTCTTCGGGAGGCTCCTCATGCGCTGCTCCCACGCTCGCTTCTCCTCATGCGCGACCGTCTCCTCCGGATCGGCCTTGAGCGTCGCCTCGAAGTCGACCCGTACGGCGGCCGGCCGCGGTCGTTCTCGATCGAGGAGCGATGTGTCGAGCGATGCGGTGCCGGACGCCTCCGACGTGTCGAGCCAGGCTCCGGGCTCCTCCGCCCTGGAGCGGAGCACCTCCAGGTCGCCGAGCGGCGACTTCTTCTGCATCCTGCCGCCCTCGAACCACGGGATCACCAGGAGGTCGCGCGCGCGGGTCGTCCCGACGTAGAGCAGCCTGATGCGCTCCGCATCCTCGCGCTTCCGCTCGAGCTCCCTGAGCGACCGGTCGTTCGACGTCTCGATCCCGGAGTCCTTTGCGCCGATCCTCAGTGAGAGACGGCCGGCCTCCCGGTCGACGATGAACGGGCTGGTGTGACGGGTTCCTCCCGAGAGATCCGCCAGGACGGTCACCGGGAACTCCAGTCCCTTGGACTTGTGGATCGTGAGCATCCGGACGAACTCGTCGCCTTCCTCGGAGAGCGGCGACTCCGCCTCCTCCGGCGTGAGGCTCGTCACATCATCGAGCCAGCGCGCGAACCCCCCGAACGACAGGAGCTCCTTCTCACCCAGCGACGTCGCGAGCTCCACGACCTTCATCAGGTTGGCGTGCCGTTGCTCGCCCGAGGGTTTCATCAGATAGAGCTCAGGTGTTCCCGTCAGTCTGAAGAGCCGCTCGATGACCCGGGGCGTCTGCTCGGTGTCTCTGGCGTGGTGGAGCTCGCGCAGCAGGGCGAAGGCCTCCTCGACCCTCGGATCGCCGTCGGTGCTTCGCAGGTAGTCGAGGCCGCCCGTTCGGTGACGATGCAGCACGACGGCGTCGTCCGGAACACCGAAGAACGGCGTCCTGAGGGCGCCGACGACCGCCACCAGGTCGTGGGGGTCCTCGACGGCGGCGAGCACCGTCGCGAGCTCGCGGACCTCGCGCCGCGCGTAGTAGCGCTTGCCGCCCGCGATGCGGTAGTCGAGCCCGTGTGCGTCGAACGCATCCTCGTAGTGCTCGAGCGCCGTGCCTGTGCGGAACAGGACGGCGATGTCCGAGAGCCTCACCCGTCTCCAGACGCCGGTCGTCTTGTCCCAGACACGCTCCTGCGGGTCGTTCACGAGCCTCGCGACGAAGGCCGCGACCGTGGAGGCCTCGAGAGCCCGCTTGAGGTCGGCGAACGAGCTCCCGCGCGGGCCGTCGTCGAGTCCCTCCGAGATGTCGAACGGAGGAGGCAGCAGCACGACCCCGGGCCCGCGCGCATCCCTCTCCCGGAAGGACGTCAGCGGCTCGTAGTCCGGCTGGTAGCGGCGCTCGCCCTCGGGGGCGACCATCGTCGGGGCGAAGGCCTCGTTGAGCTCCGAGACGATGGCGGGACGAGTCCGGAAGTTCTGGGTCAGTGTCAGGACGCCGCTCGTTCCGCGGGCATGCTCGATCACCCGCTTGGCCTCCTCGTAGACTTCGATGTCGGCGCGCCTGAAGCGGTAGATCGACTGCTTGGGGTCGCCGACGATGAAGAGCTTCCCCGGCTCGAGCTCGACGTCCTGCCAGCGCGTCTCGAAGGCGCCCTCGCGCTCCGCCAGGAAGAAGGCGATCTCGCACTGGAGCGGGTCGGTGTCCTGGAACTCGTCGATCAGGATCCGGTCGAACGCGCGCTTGAAGTGTCGCCTGACATCCCGGTTGTCGCGAAGCAGGTTCCGCGCCTCGATGAGGAGGTCGTCGAAGTCGAGGAAGCCGCGCTCGCGCTTGACGGCCTGGTAGTGCTCGACGAACCCGAGAAGCCAGCGCATGAGACCCGCGGCAGCGTGGTGACCGGCCTCCAGGAGCGTCTCGGCCTGCAGTTCTCTCAGCCTGGTGCCGACCTCACGGGCCGCATCGAGCGCGTCGGCGTCCCAGTTCTTCTTGTTGCCCTTGTTCGATCCCGGTCCGGGTGTGACCTCCCTCAGGAGGTACGCCGGAAGCGCGTGCTCGGGGACGAAGCGTGCGTCCTCGACGGCGAGGGAGAAGGAGCGGATGAGGATCGCGGCGGTGTCCTCCTCGTTCGAGCAGCCGTCCGCGACGAGACGGTCGAGCTCCGCGGCTCCCTCGCGGAAGGCGGAGAGCAGGGGCGCGATGTCCGGGCGCTTGCCCGGGTCGGGAACCAGGTCGGCCATGTCGCGGTGGGCCACGAGCTGAAATGCGATGTCCCGGATCCGTTTGTCGCGGGTTCCCAGCCGTCTGATCGTCCCCAGAGCCGGCACGTCGTCACGTGAGAGCTCGTCGCGGAACCATTCGTCCCACGCGTCCTTCTGGAGAATGGTCTGGGTCAACGCGTCGGCGACGGCGAACCCCGGGTCGACGCCGACCTCTACCGGCCGTTCGCGGACGAGACGGGAGGCGAACCCGTGGATCGTGCCGATCTCGGCCCGGTCGATCGAACGGAGAGCTTCGCGAAGGGGCCCCTCGGTCTCGCCGGCCGCTCCGGCGAGCTGCTCGAGCTTCTGCCGCACCCGGAGCCTGAGCTCACCTGCCGCCTTCTCCGTGAAGGTGATGGCGACGATGCGGTCGAACGGTACCCCGGCGGCCAGGTTCGCGACGATGCGGTCGACCAGCACCGTGGTCTT from Candidatus Effluviviaceae Genus V sp. includes:
- a CDS encoding T9SS type A sorting domain-containing protein, with the protein product RAIWAMKLSDNPDVDEDEPVVLFDGVHHAEEVLGLEVIMWMIDELTTAYGVDDTMTAWIDDCEIWFVPILNPDGHVVVTDGIDETWRKNTRDNNGNGVFDLDFDGVDPNNNYDWNWDGGDPDTTASYYRGPWPFSENETQAMRDLCEATKPVFALNYHSPLISSGDCIYYPWYWPGHSFAPDHHTIYAVASELADRTKKADGSSFSAVYGYATQGKARNWQYGHLGTIGLTMEILSYMCIPPAGDVDGICDRVSTGSYSLIERLAGPGFTGHVTDATTGAPLVAEVEVLEATSEVLDPRLTDATYGRYWRPLKPDDYTLRFAAAGYETLTIGPVTVPEGGWTTVDAGLWPIGTGVGETPAGARILSVHPNPARGGTTVRFEAPRAEAVTIEIYSLGGRLVAGLDAGGTGSVTWDGRDDGGNPASSGVYFARLTAERSSDVEKIVLLR
- a CDS encoding T9SS type A sorting domain-containing protein encodes the protein MKRILPVVLALLTATAAPAADPARVIEEHGDGHLAFERVVIGPFEVYHHQRTLHGAVVEKDQIVYRFDRASGELLSRKAVWRDDVDDRTPAPVITAGEAGALAPGSVLFADLYIITPDSDVFPLERTPSNPCWVVRSEDAAGFQHVTIVDAVTGERLGPGVPPPAGGYSLTGPWYDNPCDGGWTAWSGNAHTWFETMGYPTDETLWPTQAEVQAYVQSETTAVFYELAHGGSFSFGSGCTGGTAYETTYASEIEAWIAGHGRMPFAFIGSCGGMCSISDGSLSYEFRKGSSWATTTVGYCGMGDEICGDCWVVSIDWQNAFFSYVNAGDTVEDAYEQALADFPSCAGPVCMRFAGDTTMVLVPAVERRSPEWTDATEPPLGDLGRAGGIAWADYDGDGDQDVYVANADGVNRLFRNDGGTFTDVTAAPLDDAGVGMGVSWGDYDGDGDHDLYLVNDGANRLFRNDAGTFADATAAPLDDPGEGYGVSWVDYDLDGDLDLFVANNGTNRLYENNVPGRAFFTDATSAPMDDPGNSQSAVWADYDLDGDQDCYLVNRGTANRLLRNDAGAFVDVAAGALADAADGIGAAWGDYDNDGDPDLYLANLNAANRLLRNDGGGFTDVSVFPLSDGGAGTGVVWLDAENDGDLDLYLGKYGSANLLMRNSGPPDYAFSDGSIAPLTNEGFVWGLASADYDGDGDVDLYLGNNGLATGSNRLFENGWGSLNHWLVVDLEGVISNRSAVGARVRIVTGGVEQWREVAGSTGYLSQDSPELEFGLGAAATIDTLEVVWPSGLVERAVGVAADQRLEVTEGDWTGVAGGAVDGRPALRGNYPNPFNPVTLIQYELPRPSNVTLTVFDLSGREVRTLEAGAALPAGRHTTAWDGRDDAGRDVASGVYYYRLAVGGETFSNSMVLLK
- a CDS encoding AAA family ATPase, whose translation is MIPVADSGSAPRLIDRTDRRLASGLDGGLEGTWLVEAGAGTGKTTVLVDRIVANLAAGVPFDRIVAITFTEKAAGELRLRVRQKLEQLAGAAGETEGPLREALRSIDRAEIGTIHGFASRLVRERPVEVGVDPGFAVADALTQTILQKDAWDEWFRDELSRDDVPALGTIRRLGTRDKRIRDIAFQLVAHRDMADLVPDPGKRPDIAPLLSAFREGAAELDRLVADGCSNEEDTAAILIRSFSLAVEDARFVPEHALPAYLLREVTPGPGSNKGNKKNWDADALDAAREVGTRLRELQAETLLEAGHHAAAGLMRWLLGFVEHYQAVKRERGFLDFDDLLIEARNLLRDNRDVRRHFKRAFDRILIDEFQDTDPLQCEIAFFLAEREGAFETRWQDVELEPGKLFIVGDPKQSIYRFRRADIEVYEEAKRVIEHARGTSGVLTLTQNFRTRPAIVSELNEAFAPTMVAPEGERRYQPDYEPLTSFRERDARGPGVVLLPPPFDISEGLDDGPRGSSFADLKRALEASTVAAFVARLVNDPQERVWDKTTGVWRRVRLSDIAVLFRTGTALEHYEDAFDAHGLDYRIAGGKRYYARREVRELATVLAAVEDPHDLVAVVGALRTPFFGVPDDAVVLHRHRTGGLDYLRSTDGDPRVEEAFALLRELHHARDTEQTPRVIERLFRLTGTPELYLMKPSGEQRHANLMKVVELATSLGEKELLSFGGFARWLDDVTSLTPEEAESPLSEEGDEFVRMLTIHKSKGLEFPVTVLADLSGGTRHTSPFIVDREAGRLSLRIGAKDSGIETSNDRSLRELERKREDAERIRLLYVGTTRARDLLVIPWFEGGRMQKKSPLGDLEVLRSRAEEPGAWLDTSEASGTASLDTSLLDRERPRPAAVRVDFEATLKADPEETVAHEEKRAWEQRMRSLPKTADKGVSYLTPSSLAEHGATGRDPTAEPMEDLPSSGADVGTLVHAVLERIDLERPDDVEELARSLARTEGLAAEAVADAAALLERALGTPTLRRAAAAHTVLREAPFCMRDGNRFVEGKIDLVFEDDDGLVVVDYKTDVVPEGGTAALADAYRRQAEAYAAAVERVAGRPPTDVLLLALRADEPEVAL